The DNA segment gaatgaagatgtatcatatcgatcacaagtgcagtatggagtacctcaaggctcagtactagggccgctactcttcacactttatatgttacccttgggagatatcatcaggaaacatggtgttagctttcactgttatgctgatgatactcagctctataattcttcgcggcccagtgaaacacaccaatttgaaaaactaatggaatgcatagtcgatataaaaaattggatgacgagtaatttcttactgctaaattcagaaaaaacagaagtgttaattatacgacctaaaaactctgcttgcaataacctagaacacggtctaagacttgatggttgctctgtcaattctttgtcatcagttaggaacctaggtgtgctatttgatcgcaatctttccttagaaagccacgtttctagcgtttgtaaaactgcatttttccatctcaaaaatatatctaaattacggcctatcctctcaatgtcaaatgcagaaatgttaatccatgcatttatgacttcaaggttagattgttgtaatgctttattgggtggttgttctgcacgcttagtaaacaaactacagctagtccacaatgcagcagcaagagttcttacaggaaccaggaagtatgaccatattagcccggtcctgtcatcgctgcactggctccctatcaaacatcctatagatttttaaatattgcttattacttataaagccctgaacggtttagcacctcagtatttgaatgacctcctttttacattatactcctctacgtccgctacgttctcaaaactcaggcaatttgataatacctagaatatcaaaatcaactgcgggtggcaggtccttttcctatttggcgcctaaactctggaataacctacctaacattgttcgggaggcagacacactcttgcagtttaaatctagattgaagacccatctctttaacctggcatacacataacatactaatatgcttttaatatccaaatccgttaaaggttttttaggctgcattaataaggtaaaccggaaccggaaacacttcacataacgtgtaccttctacatcattagaagaatggcatctacgctaatatttgtctgtttctctcttgttccgaggtcaccgtggccaccagatccagtctgtatccagaccagagtgtcactgcagccacccggatccagtacgaatccagacatgatggtggatcagcacctagaaaggacctctactgccctgaaagacagcggagaccaggacaactagagccccatatacagatcccctgtaaataccttgtctcagaggaccaccaggacaagaccacaggaaacagatgattcttcttcacaatctgactttgctgcagcctggtttcgtctggtcagaggagaactggccccccaactgagcctggtttctcccaaggtttttttctccattctgtcaccgatcgggttttggttccttgccgctgtcgcctctggcttgcttagttggggtcactttatctacagcgatatcattgacttgattgcaaataaatgcacagacactatttaaactgaacagagatgacataactgaattcaatggtgaactgcctttaactatcattttgcattattgagacactgttttccaaatgaatgttgctcagtgctttgacgcaatgtatttggtttaaagcactatataaataaagttgattgattgattgataagatgataatgaaaagaaaaggtaatattggatataaaattatattcaagtatgaactaacttgcacaatactgtaaatattcttactctaccctaaatcagtgaaaatgtttggctcagtttacagaaagtgtacgtcacacatcctttcattatgatgcaacatagttttctcagatgagtatttaacatctttattcttgtggggattagtgtgtaagtgctatacacaaacaatctgttgattcagatcggcacttcggagcctgttcgcgactcgcgactcggttgattcagatcggcacttcggagcatgttcgcgactccgttgattcagatcggcacttcggagcctgttcgcgactcgcttgattcagatcggcacttcggagcctgttcgcgactcggttgattcagatcgcaacttcggagcatgttcgcgactccgttgattcagatcggcactttggagcattttcgcggctccgttgattcatattgagactctggggaatgtttgtgatttatttatttttttaaattcagatatgtacttcgaagcaagaagtgtttgtcaaacagtttattagtgataactgaatatttgggcctgaggcttttttttctaacctgtcgctttgatttttaaatgatttcaatgacaggaagttgcatgtgttttgttttatgaattgtggatggatttatcaactgagaaataaagttgaacagaaatgatcatgaactcttaaagatgataatgaaaagaaaaggtaatattgcatataaaattatttccaagtatgaactaacttgcgcaatactgtaaataatcttactctaccctaaatcagtgaaaatgtttggctcagtttacagaaagtgtacgtcacacttcctttcattatgatgcaacatagttttctcagatgaatatttaacatctttattcttgtggggattagtgtattagtgctatacacaaacacacacacacaccggtcagagtttgggatcagaatgattttttatgtgttgttgttgttgttgttgtttttacaggagtttactcatcaaaactgcatttatttgatcacaaatacaggaaaaaaagtgaaatattattatgaagtaaaacaacttttttattttaatatacattaaaatctattttatttctgtgattttcagcatcattcctccagtcttcagtgtcacatgatcctcacaaatcagaataatatgatgatttattatcagagttgtgctgctgaaactgtgatacttctttcaggattctttgatgaatgaaatgtcaaaaagaagagcatttatttaaaatagaagacttttctaacaataaacaatagagttcaaaagtttataactcttttaggatgtattaaattgataagaagtgaaatcaaagattagtattgttagaagagatttatattttgaataaacgctgttctttaaaaaaaaaagtatacatcgaagaatccggaaaaaagtatcacagattccaaaataatatttggcatcacaaatattaataattcttataataaatcatcatattagactgatttctgaagatcatgtgacactgaagactggaggaatgatgctgaaaatacagctgcacatcacagaaataaattatattttaaaggatattaaaatataaaccattattttttatatattttatttttataattctgaattattactaaatacaactttttttgtatcaaacagttcattgaacaataatacatgaagtacctgaagctgacaatgaagtagatgtataataattagcaaagattattaatttagtgctgtaaacgcgcgtgtgaggggcggagacgagccgcggagcttcggtgaggaccaaacacagcagaacggtaggaaacttcactcctcttattatttctcttttactaaagcgatttatttttagatacgtggtctgagtctttcatagagttgtagagttattagagaaatagagttattttttacattctttgatcgaagttttcagatcggcacttcggagcctgttcgcgactcggttgattcagatcggcacttcggagcatggtcgcgactcggttgattcagatcggcacttcggagcatggtcgcgactccgttgattcagatcgggacttcggagcctgttcgcgactcggttgattcagatcggcacttcggagcctgttcgcgactcgcgactcggttgattcagatcggcacttcggagcctgttcgcgactcggttgattcagatcggcacttcggagcctgttcgcgactcgcgactcgcgactcgcttgattcagatcgccacttcggagcctgttcgcgactcggatcggcacttccggagcatgttcgcgactcggttgattcagatcggcacctcggagcatgttcgcggctccgttgattcagattgagactctggggactgtttgtgatttatttattttttttaaattcggatatgtacttcgaagcaagaagtgtttgtcaaacagttcattagtgataactgaatatttgggccagacgctttttttttctaacctgtcgctttgatttttaaatgatttcaatgacaggaagttgcatgtattgtgttttatgaattgtggatggatttatcaactgagaaataaagttgaacagaaatgatcatgaactctttaagaggtcagctaattctcagcacatagagactctttcacctagatatcacactgtagagactgtgtctgttccccgaactagaaaatacaaaaaacgtccaaaccaagttaaggttaataatttaattgaggttcaacaaataaaaaacaaatgcaatatggataaacaaatgataaagcttggcttattgaatatcagatccctttctacgaaaacactttttgtaaataatatgataactgatcataatatagatgtgctctgtttgacagaaacctggctaaaacctgatgattacattatttgaaatgagtccaccccccaagattactgttataaacacgagccacgtctaaaaggcaaaggtggaggtgttgcttcaatttataacaacgttttcaggatttctcagagggcaggcttcaagtataactggtttgaagtaatggtgctacatataacattatccagagaaacaaatgttaatgataaatcccctgttatgtttgtactggctactgtacacaggccaccaggccaccatacagactttattaaagagtttgctgattttacatccgaattagttctggctgcagataaagttttaatagttggtgattttaatatccatgtcgataatgaaaaagatgcattgggatcagcatttatagacattctgaactctattggtgttagacaacatgtttcaggacctactcattgtcgaaatcatactctagatttaatactgtcacatggaattgatgttgatagtgttgaaattattcagccaagtgatgatatctcagatcattatttagttctgtgcaaacttcatatagccaaaattgtaaattctacttcttgttacaagtatcgaagaaccatcacttctaccgcaaaagactgcttttttaagttatcttcctgatgtatccaaattccttagcatatccaaaacctcagaacaacttgatgatgtaacagaaactatggactctctcttttctagcactttaaatacagttgctcctttacgcttaaggaaggttaaggaaaacagtttgacaccatggtataatgagcatactcgcaccctaaagagagcagcccgaaaaatggagcgcagctggaggaaaacaaaactagaggtatttcgtattgcttggcgggaaagtaacatatcctacagaaaagcattaaaaactgctagatctgattacttttcttctcttttagaagaaaacaaacataaccccaggtatttattcaatacagtggctaaattaattaaaaataaagcctcaacaagtgttgacatttcccaacaccacagcagtaatgactttatgaactactttacttctaaaatcgatactattagagataaaattgcaaccattcagccgtcagctacagtatcacatcagacagtgcactatagaccccctgaggaacagttccactcattctctactataggagaggaagaattgtataaacttgttaaatcatctaaacctacaacatgtatgttagaccctataccatctaagctcctaaaagaggtgcttccagaagttaatggtcctcttttgactattattaattcctcattgtcattaggatatgtccccaaaactttcaaactggctgttattaagcctctcataaaaaaaccacaacttgaccccaaagaactagttaattatagaccaatctcgaatctcccttttctgcccaagatactagaaaaggtggtatcctcacaattatgttccttcttagagaaaaatggtatatgtgaggatttccagtcaggatttagccgtatcatagtactgagactgctctccttagagttacaaatgatctgctcttatcatctgatcgtgggtgtatctctctattagttttattggatcttagtgctgcgtttgacacaattgaccacagcattcttttgcatagacttgaacactttgttggcatcagtggaagtgcactagcatggtttaaatcgtacttatatgaccgccatcagttcgtagcagtgaatgaagatgtatcatatcgatcacaagtgcagtatggagtacctcaaggctcagtactagggctgctactcttcacactttatatgttacccttgggagatatcatcaggaaacatggtgttagctttcactgttatgctgatgatactcagctctataattcttcgcggcccagtgaaacacaccaatttgaaaaactaatggaatgcatagtcgatataaaaaattggatgacgagtaatttcttactgctaaattcagaaaaaacagaagtgttaattatacgacctaaaaactctgcttgcaataacctagaacacggtctaagacttgatggttgctctgtcaattctttgtcatcagttaggaacctaggtgtgctatttgatcgcaatctttccttagaaagccacgtttctagcgtttgtaaaactgcatttttccatctcaaaaatatatctaaattacggcctatcctctcaatgtcaaatgcagaaatgttaatccatgcatttatgacttcaaggttagattgttgtaatgctttattgggtggttgttctgcacgcttagtaaacaaactacagctagtccacaatgcagcagcaagagttcttacaggaaccaggaattatgaccatattagcccggtcctgtcatcgctgcactggctccctatcaaacatcctatagatttttaaatattgcttattacttataaagccctgaacggtttagcacctcagtatttgaatgacctccttttacattatactcctctacgtccgctacgttctcaaaactcaggcaatttgataatacctagaatatcaaaatcaactgcgggtggcaggtccttttcctatttggcgcctaaactctggaataacctacctaacattgttcgggaggcagacacactcttgcagtttaaatctagattgaagacccatctctttaacctggcatacacataacatactaatatgcttttaatatccaaatccgttaaaggttttttaggctgcattaataaggtaaaccggaaccggaaacacttcacataacgtgtaccttctacatcattagaagaatggcatctacgctaatatttgtctgtttctctcttgttccgaggtcaccgtggccaccagatccagtctgtatccagaccagagtgtcactgcagccacccggatccagtacgaatccagacatgatggtggatcagcacctagaaaggacctctactgccctgaaagacagcggagaccaggacaactagagccccatatacagatcccctgtaaataccttgtctcagaggaccaccaggacaagaccacaggaaacagatgattcttcttcacaatctgactttgctgcagcctggtttcgtctggtcagaggagaactggccccccaactgagcctggtttctcccaaggtttttttctccattctgtcaccgatcgggttttggttccttgccgctgtcgcctctggcttgcttagttggggtcactttatctacagcgatatcattgacttgattgcaaataaatgcacagacactatttaaactgaacagagatgacataactgaattcaatggtgaactgcctttaactatcattttgcattattgagacactgttttccaaatgaatgttgctcagtgctttgacgcaatgtatttggtttaaagcactatataaataaagttgattgattgattgataagatgataatgaaaagaaaaggtaatattgcatataaaattatattcaagtatgaactaacttgcacaatactgtaaatattcttactctaccctaaatcagtgaaaatgtttggctcagtttacagaaagtgtacgtcacacatcctttcattatgatgcaacatagttttctcagatgagtatttaacatctttattcttgtggggattagtgtataagtgctatacacaaacaatctgttgattcagatcggcacttcggagcctgttcgcgactccgttgattcagatcggcacttcggagcctgttcgcgactcggttgattcagatcgccacttcggagcatgttcgcgacttcgttgattcagatcggcactttggagcattttcgcggctccgttgattcatattgagactctggggaatgtttgtgatttatttatttttttaaattcagatatgtacttcgaagcaagaagtgtttgtcaaacagtttattagtgataactgaatatttgggcctgaggcttttttttctaacctgtcgctttgatttttaaatgatttcaatgacaggaagttgcatgtgttttgttttatgaattgtggatggatttatcaactgagaaataaagttgaacagaaatgatcatgaactcttaaagatgataatgaaaagaaaaggtaatattgcatataaaattatttccaagtatgaactaacttgcgcaatactgtaaataatcttactctaccctaaatcagtgaaaatgtttggctcagtttacagaaagtgtacgtcacacttcctttcattatgatgcaacatagttttctcagatgaatatttaacatctttattcttgtggggattagtgtataagtgctatacacaaacacacacacacaccggtcagagtttgggatcagaatgattttttatgtgttgttgttgttgtttttacaggagtttactcatcaaaactgcatttatttgatcacaaatacaggaaaaaagtgaaatattattatgaagtaaaacaactttttttttttaatatacattaaaatctattttatttctgtgattttcagcatcattcctccagtcttcagtgtcacatgatcctcacaaatcagaataatatgatgatttattatcagagttgtgctgctgaaactgtgatacttctttcaggattctttgatgaatgaaatgtcaaaaagaagagcatttatttaaaatagaagacttttctaacaataaacaatagagttcaaaagtttataactcttttaggatgtattaaattgataagaagtgaaatcaaagattagtattgttagaagagatttatattttgaataaacgctgttctttaaaaaaaaaagtatacatcgaagaatccggaaaaaagtatcacagattccaaaataatatttggcatcacaaatattaataattcttataataaatcatcatattagactgatttctgaagatcatgtgacactgaagactggaggaatgatgctgaaaatacagctgcacatcacagaaataaattatattttaaaggatattaaaatataaaccattattttttatatattttattttcataattttgaattattactaaatacaactttttttgtatcaaacagttcattgaacaataatacatgaagtacctgaagctgacaatgaagtagatgtataataattagcaaagattattaatttagtgctgtaaacgcgcgtgtgaggggcggagacgagccgcggagcttcggtgaggaccaaacacagcagaacggtaggaaacttcactcctcttattatttctcttttactaaagcgatttatttttagatacgtggtctgagtctttcatagagttgtagagttattagagaaatagagttattttttacattc comes from the Carassius gibelio isolate Cgi1373 ecotype wild population from Czech Republic chromosome B9, carGib1.2-hapl.c, whole genome shotgun sequence genome and includes:
- the LOC127964937 gene encoding uncharacterized protein LOC127964937 isoform X5, with protein sequence MDSLFSSTLNTVASLRLRKVKENSLTPWYNEHTRTLKRAARKMERSWRKTKLEVFRIAWRESNISYRKALKTARSDYFSSLLEENKHNPRYLFNTVAKLIKNKASTSVDISQHHSSNDFMNYFTSKIDTIRDKIATIQPSATVSHQTVHYRPPEEQFHSFSTIGEEELYKLVKSSKPTTCMLDPIPSKLLKEVLPEVNGPLLTIINSSLSLGYVPKTFKLAVIKPLIKKPQLDPKELVNYRPISNLPFLPKILEKVVSSQLCSFLEKNGICEDFQSGFSRIIVLRLLSLELQMICSYHLIVGVSLY